From the genome of Triticum aestivum cultivar Chinese Spring chromosome 3B, IWGSC CS RefSeq v2.1, whole genome shotgun sequence, one region includes:
- the LOC123065064 gene encoding uncharacterized protein isoform X1 — MAAALRSAARKICGHAFERPHALLRTAASAAIKEEQWRLLARIGHGRSSLRRFTSSESPSFLNNKNKGCRYFSQKGMNGLMKHNASSNLLVMRWLSSERSLKSRSCSLLSVSEDKPPTYFVFSRFICLAMMSLYILTLGHVSILYYKSTMSVVEDD; from the exons ATGGCGGCAGCGCTTCGTTCTGCGGCGAGGAAGATCTGCGGTCACGCCTTTGAGCGACCGCATGCGCTTCTCAGGACGGCCGCTTCAGCTGCCATCAAGGAGGAACAGTGGCGGCTGCTGGCAAGGATTGGCCATGGCCGAAGCTCACTTCGCCGGTTCACCTCCTCCGAGTCACCAAGTTTTCTTAATAATAAGAACAAG GGTTGCAGatatttttctcaaaaaggaaTGAATGGTCTTATGAAACACAATGCTTCTTCAAATCTTCTGGTTATGAGATG GTTATCAAGCGAGCGGTCATTGAAGTCGCGCTCGTGTAGCTTATTATCAGTCTCCGAAGACAAACCACCTACTTACTTTGTGTTTTCAAGATTTATTTGTTTGGCAATGATGTCCTTGTATATCTTAACACTTGGTCATGTGTCGATCCTCTACTATAAGTCAACCATGAGTGTCGTAGAGGATGACTAG
- the LOC123065064 gene encoding uncharacterized protein isoform X2 translates to MAAALRSAARKICGHAFERPHALLRTAASAAIKEEQWRLLARIGHGRSSLRRFTSSESPSFLNNKNKIFFSKRNEWSYETQCFFKSSGYEMVIKRAVIEVALV, encoded by the exons ATGGCGGCAGCGCTTCGTTCTGCGGCGAGGAAGATCTGCGGTCACGCCTTTGAGCGACCGCATGCGCTTCTCAGGACGGCCGCTTCAGCTGCCATCAAGGAGGAACAGTGGCGGCTGCTGGCAAGGATTGGCCATGGCCGAAGCTCACTTCGCCGGTTCACCTCCTCCGAGTCACCAAGTTTTCTTAATAATAAGAACAAG atatttttctcaaaaaggaaTGAATGGTCTTATGAAACACAATGCTTCTTCAAATCTTCTGGTTATGAGATG GTTATCAAGCGAGCGGTCATTGAAGTCGCGCTCGTGTAG